The Actinocorallia herbida DNA window GCGAAGCCCTCGTTCAGCCAGATGTCCTTCCACCGCCGGACGGTGACGCTGTTGCCGAACCACTGGTGCGCCAGCTCGTGCACGATGAAGTCCTCGCTCGGCACGAAACCGCCGTACACCGGGCGGTCCTGCGTCTCCAGCGCGTAGTCCAGGCGCGGGTCGTCCACGATGCCGCCGGACGTCTTGAACGGGTACGGGCCGAAGGTCCTGCGGCCCCAGCGCAGCGCCCGGACCGTCCTGCGGTGCACCTTGGTCAGGTCCTTCTTGAACTTCGGGTCCACCGCGGTGATGACGGTGATGCCGCCGACCTTGCCGTAGGTCATCTCGAACCTCCCGATGGCCACCGACGCCAGATACGACGCCATCGGCTCGGACTGGTGCCACCGGTACGTCGTCTGGTTCCCGCGCGTCACCGGGGCCAGGGGCTCGCCGTTCGCGAGGGCCTTCAGCCGCTTCGGGACGGTGATGGTGAAGTCGTAGGCGGCCTTGTCGACCGGGTGGTCGTTGACCGGCAGCCAGTTCGCCGCCCCGTCCGGCTCGGCCAGGACGACCGCGCCGTCGCGGGTCTTCACCCAGCCGTACGTGCCCAGCGTGCCGTTCTGCTGGGCGCCCGGCGTGCCCGCGTACGACACCGCCGCCTTGAACTCGGCGCCTTCGGCGAGCGGGGCCGCCGGGGTGACGATGAGCTCGTCGCCGTCCCGGGTGTGCCCCGCCCGCTTGCCGTCGACCGTGACCGAGGTGATCTGCGGGCCGCGGAAGTCGAGGTTGAACGAGCGCAGTGCCTCGGTCGCCTTCGCCGTCATCGTGACGGTCGCGGTGACCTGGTGGCCCTTCGGCGTGAACCTCAGGACCACGTCGTAGTGGGTGGCGTTGTAACCGCCGTTGCCGCTCTCGGGAAAGTAGGAGTCGCCCACACCGGACGAACCCGCGACGTCGGCGGCGGCCGACACCGCCCCGACCGTCACCGTCGCGGCCAACGCCGCCGCAGCCATCCCGGCTGTCCGCATGCCGTGCACGAGGACCACACTGCGCGATCAAGAGCGCGTCCGGTCGGTTCCGCCCCGTTCTTTGCCGAGCGTTGGCCGACATCTTCGGCTAGAGGGCGGGACGAACCGTGCCGTACAGCCAGGCGTTGAAGAATTCGGTCAGCTCGGTCTGCGAGATCCGCTCGGCCAGCTCGACGAACTCCTCGGTCGTCGCGTTGCCGTACTGGTGGTCGGCCGCCCAGGTGCGCAGCAGGGTGAAGAACCTGTCGTCGCCGATCCGCTTGCGCAGCGCGTGCAGCGTCATCGCGCCGCGCTCGTAGACGCCGAACCCGTCGAACATCCGCTCCCGGCCGGGGTCGCCCGTCGGGACCAGCCACGACTGGCTGTTCTCCGGCTCGTTGTAGCGCGTGGTGAAGAACTCCTCGGCGGTCATCCCGCCCTGCTGCTCGCTCCAGATCCACTCCGCGTAGCTGGCGAAGCCCTCGTTCAGCCAGATGTCCTGCCACCGGGTGACGCCCACGCTGTCGCCGAACCACTGGTGCGCGAGCTCGTGCGCGATGATCGACTCACCGGGCGCGAAGTCGCCGTAGATCGACCGGGTCTGGCTCTCCAGCGCGAACCCGACCGCCGCGTTGTCGATGACGCCGCCCGTCGAGCCGAACGGGTAGGGGCCGAAGATCTTCGCCCAGGCGTCCGTGATGTCGGCCTTCATCCGGTAGAACTCGTCGACCGACGGCGAGCGCACCGTGTCGTCCACCGCGACGAGGATCGGGATGCCGCCCTTGGTGAGACCCTCCTTCACCTTGAACTTCCCGACCGAGATCATCGCCAGGTAGGTGGCCATCGGCTGGTCCGCCTTCCACGTCACCGTGGAGAACCCGCCCTTGTCGGTGACCTTGCCGCGCTCCCCGTTGGAGATCGCGGTCAGCCCCTTCGGCACCGTCAACGTGATCGCGAACGTCGCCTTGTCGCCCGGGTGGTCGTTGCCGGGGAAC harbors:
- a CDS encoding M1 family metallopeptidase; the encoded protein is MRTAGMAAAALAATVTVGAVSAAADVAGSSGVGDSYFPESGNGGYNATHYDVVLRFTPKGHQVTATVTMTAKATEALRSFNLDFRGPQITSVTVDGKRAGHTRDGDELIVTPAAPLAEGAEFKAAVSYAGTPGAQQNGTLGTYGWVKTRDGAVVLAEPDGAANWLPVNDHPVDKAAYDFTITVPKRLKALANGEPLAPVTRGNQTTYRWHQSEPMASYLASVAIGRFEMTYGKVGGITVITAVDPKFKKDLTKVHRRTVRALRWGRRTFGPYPFKTSGGIVDDPRLDYALETQDRPVYGGFVPSEDFIVHELAHQWFGNSVTVRRWKDIWLNEGFATYAEWMWREHRSKRDGTAKTFKSYYRQPPGSPIFASPPGAPGREQMFGFPVYVRGAMTLHVLRKRVGEEKFSRILKTWTAEQGGGHGTTEQFIALSERISGKELDRLFDVWLYRKGKPKRGSW
- a CDS encoding M1 family metallopeptidase codes for the protein MPFPRASRRAAAVVTLTALTAASACQLPGGDPPPPAPPTGASTAPAAGPIAGNGPNQEPLQATRDGAGDPYVPTDGNGGYDVQNYALDLTVDPGKPAKTLDAVATIRARATQDMVEFNLDLTGLDVSSVKVDGKDSKFVRAGSELTVSPAATIAGGRDFTVRVAYSGTPQAVNDPILGQYGWIKTPDGVSAACQPSGAHTWFPGNDHPGDKATFAITLTVPKGLTAISNGERGKVTDKGGFSTVTWKADQPMATYLAMISVGKFKVKEGLTKGGIPILVAVDDTVRSPSVDEFYRMKADITDAWAKIFGPYPFGSTGGVIDNAAVGFALESQTRSIYGDFAPGESIIAHELAHQWFGDSVGVTRWQDIWLNEGFASYAEWIWSEQQGGMTAEEFFTTRYNEPENSQSWLVPTGDPGRERMFDGFGVYERGAMTLHALRKRIGDDRFFTLLRTWAADHQYGNATTEEFVELAERISQTELTEFFNAWLYGTVRPAL